CGACCTGATGGAGAAAATGTGGCCTTAATTGCGGCGGATGAATTAAATAGCTTGCTGGAGACAGTGCATTTGTTGCGTTCACCTAAAAACGCAGAGCGGTTGCTAAGTGCGATCAAAGAAGCAAAAGCCATAAGCTTGAAACCACAAACCTTAAAAGAAGTACGTCAGGAGTTAGGAATTGGCGAAGAAGGATAAGCAGGAATCACAACAAACGCCAATTAGAGATGCTGTTTTTAGGGAAAAGTTTCGAGAAGATTTGGTTTATTGGATCGAGACAGACCGAAAAACTGCTCTGCGTGCTTTTAAAGTAATTGAGGCGATTATGCGTGACCCTTTTACAGGAATTGGTAAGCCGGAACCCCTTAAATATTTAGAGCCTGGTACATGGTCACGCCGGCTGACTCAAGAACACCGCATCGTTTATTTAGTTAGGGATGATCGCATTGATTTTTTGCAAGCTAGGTATCACTATGAATAAAATTATTACTGGCTTTTAACATCAGTCTCAAAGGTAGCTCTCAAACTCGTGGCATTTCATTCGTCATAGGGTAGGCTTTACCGCCAAAAAACAAACCGGCATCCCGATAAACTTATCAAAAATGCCGGCCTATTTTCTTAAAAAAACCCTTTCTTAAAAATCCTCATCATCAATTTCTAACCGAGTAGGCGGAGGTGAAATTGTTTCTGGGGCTGC
This genomic window from Ancylothrix sp. D3o contains:
- a CDS encoding type II toxin-antitoxin system Phd/YefM family antitoxin, which gives rise to MVNHQITLTEANANLNELCEQVVADRDFVIITRPDGENVALIAADELNSLLETVHLLRSPKNAERLLSAIKEAKAISLKPQTLKEVRQELGIGEEG
- a CDS encoding Txe/YoeB family addiction module toxin, translating into MAKKDKQESQQTPIRDAVFREKFREDLVYWIETDRKTALRAFKVIEAIMRDPFTGIGKPEPLKYLEPGTWSRRLTQEHRIVYLVRDDRIDFLQARYHYE